Proteins encoded together in one Chroicocephalus ridibundus chromosome 13, bChrRid1.1, whole genome shotgun sequence window:
- the SEPTIN5 gene encoding septin-5 isoform X1: MDSIIIQERLVERLLSPRTQAQRSHPAKLKDHEKQYVGFATLPNQVHRKSVKKGFDFTLMVAGESGLGKSTLVNSLFLTDLYKDRKLLNAEERINQTVEIVKHTVDIEEKGVKLKLTIVDTPGFGDAVNNTECWKPITDYIDQQFEQYFRDESGLNRKNIQDNRVHCCLYFISPFGHGLRPVDVEFMKALHEKVNIVPLIAKADCLIPSEIRKLKERIREEIDKFGIKVYQFPECDSDEDEEFKQQDRELKESAPFAVIGSNTVVEAKGQRVRGRLYPWGIVEVENQAHCDFVKLRNMLIRTHMHDLKDVTCDVHYENYRAQCIQQMTSKLTQDNRIESPIPILPLPTPDTETEKLIKMKDEELRRMQEMLQKMQQQMQDQ; the protein is encoded by the exons ATGGATTCGATCATTATCCAGGAGCGGTTAGTGGAGCGGCTGCTTTCTCCCCGGACTCAGGCACAGCGAAGCCACCCGGCCAAGCTGAAG GACCATGAGAAGCAGTACGTGGGCTTTGCCACTCTGCCGAACCAGGTCCACCGGAAATCCGTGAAGAAGGGCTTTGACTTCACCCTGATGGTCGCAG GAGAGTCGGGTCTGGGCAAATCCACGCTGGTGAATAGCCTGTTCCTGACAGACCTCTACAAAGACAGAAAGCTCCTCAACGCAGAGG AGAGAATCAACCAGACAGTGGAGATCGTCAAGCACACAGTGGACATTGAGGAGAAGGGTGTCAAGCTGAAGCTGACCATAGTGGACACACCAGGCTTTGGAGATGCTGTTAACAACACTGAGTG CTGGAAGCCCATCACCGACTACATCGACCAGCAGTTTGAACAGTATTTCCGTGATGAGAGCGGCCTGAACAGGAAGAACATCCAGGACAACCGAGTGCATTGCTGCCTCTACTTCATCTCGCCCTTCGGGCACGG ACTGAGGCCTGTGGATGTCGAGTTCATGAAGGCTCTGCATGAGAAGGTCAACATTGTGCCCCTGATTGCCAAAGCCGACTGCCTGATCCCCTCCGAGATCCGGAAGCTAAAAGAGAGG ATCCGGGAAGAAATTGATAAATTTGGCATTAAGGTGTACCAGTTTCCTGAGTGTGACTCTGACGAAGATGAGGAGTTCAAGCAGCAAGACAGAGAGCTGAAG GAGAGCGCTCCCTTTGCCGTCATCGGCAGTAACACTGTGGTGGAGGCGAAAGGCCAGCGAGTCCGTGGACGGCTGTACCCCTGGGGCATTGTGGAAG TGGAAAACCAGGCACACTGCGACTTTGTGAAGCTACGGAACATGCTGATCCGGACACACATGCACGACCTGAAGGACGTCACTTGCGATGTCCACTATGAGAACTACCGAGCTCAGTGCATCCAGCAAATGACCAG CAAGCTGACTCAGGACAACAGGATAGAAAGCCCGATTCCTATCCTGCCTCTTCCAACACCGGACACTGAGACAGAGAAGCTGATCAAAATGAAGGATGAGGAG TTACGGCGGATGCAGGAGATGCTGCAGAAGATGCAGCAGCAGATGCAGGATCAGTGA
- the SEPTIN5 gene encoding septin-5 isoform X2, whose amino-acid sequence MVPEQMCAAGDGGSEEQRSGKTLDHEKQYVGFATLPNQVHRKSVKKGFDFTLMVAGESGLGKSTLVNSLFLTDLYKDRKLLNAEERINQTVEIVKHTVDIEEKGVKLKLTIVDTPGFGDAVNNTECWKPITDYIDQQFEQYFRDESGLNRKNIQDNRVHCCLYFISPFGHGLRPVDVEFMKALHEKVNIVPLIAKADCLIPSEIRKLKERIREEIDKFGIKVYQFPECDSDEDEEFKQQDRELKESAPFAVIGSNTVVEAKGQRVRGRLYPWGIVEVENQAHCDFVKLRNMLIRTHMHDLKDVTCDVHYENYRAQCIQQMTSKLTQDNRIESPIPILPLPTPDTETEKLIKMKDEELRRMQEMLQKMQQQMQDQ is encoded by the exons atggtgCCCGAGCAGATGTGTGCGGCAGGAGATGGGGGCTCTGAGGAGCAGAGGAGCGGAAAGACGCTG GACCATGAGAAGCAGTACGTGGGCTTTGCCACTCTGCCGAACCAGGTCCACCGGAAATCCGTGAAGAAGGGCTTTGACTTCACCCTGATGGTCGCAG GAGAGTCGGGTCTGGGCAAATCCACGCTGGTGAATAGCCTGTTCCTGACAGACCTCTACAAAGACAGAAAGCTCCTCAACGCAGAGG AGAGAATCAACCAGACAGTGGAGATCGTCAAGCACACAGTGGACATTGAGGAGAAGGGTGTCAAGCTGAAGCTGACCATAGTGGACACACCAGGCTTTGGAGATGCTGTTAACAACACTGAGTG CTGGAAGCCCATCACCGACTACATCGACCAGCAGTTTGAACAGTATTTCCGTGATGAGAGCGGCCTGAACAGGAAGAACATCCAGGACAACCGAGTGCATTGCTGCCTCTACTTCATCTCGCCCTTCGGGCACGG ACTGAGGCCTGTGGATGTCGAGTTCATGAAGGCTCTGCATGAGAAGGTCAACATTGTGCCCCTGATTGCCAAAGCCGACTGCCTGATCCCCTCCGAGATCCGGAAGCTAAAAGAGAGG ATCCGGGAAGAAATTGATAAATTTGGCATTAAGGTGTACCAGTTTCCTGAGTGTGACTCTGACGAAGATGAGGAGTTCAAGCAGCAAGACAGAGAGCTGAAG GAGAGCGCTCCCTTTGCCGTCATCGGCAGTAACACTGTGGTGGAGGCGAAAGGCCAGCGAGTCCGTGGACGGCTGTACCCCTGGGGCATTGTGGAAG TGGAAAACCAGGCACACTGCGACTTTGTGAAGCTACGGAACATGCTGATCCGGACACACATGCACGACCTGAAGGACGTCACTTGCGATGTCCACTATGAGAACTACCGAGCTCAGTGCATCCAGCAAATGACCAG CAAGCTGACTCAGGACAACAGGATAGAAAGCCCGATTCCTATCCTGCCTCTTCCAACACCGGACACTGAGACAGAGAAGCTGATCAAAATGAAGGATGAGGAG TTACGGCGGATGCAGGAGATGCTGCAGAAGATGCAGCAGCAGATGCAGGATCAGTGA
- the SEPTIN5 gene encoding septin-5 isoform X3, whose translation MIEMLNIWMHQDHEKQYVGFATLPNQVHRKSVKKGFDFTLMVAGESGLGKSTLVNSLFLTDLYKDRKLLNAEERINQTVEIVKHTVDIEEKGVKLKLTIVDTPGFGDAVNNTECWKPITDYIDQQFEQYFRDESGLNRKNIQDNRVHCCLYFISPFGHGLRPVDVEFMKALHEKVNIVPLIAKADCLIPSEIRKLKERIREEIDKFGIKVYQFPECDSDEDEEFKQQDRELKESAPFAVIGSNTVVEAKGQRVRGRLYPWGIVEVENQAHCDFVKLRNMLIRTHMHDLKDVTCDVHYENYRAQCIQQMTSKLTQDNRIESPIPILPLPTPDTETEKLIKMKDEELRRMQEMLQKMQQQMQDQ comes from the exons GACCATGAGAAGCAGTACGTGGGCTTTGCCACTCTGCCGAACCAGGTCCACCGGAAATCCGTGAAGAAGGGCTTTGACTTCACCCTGATGGTCGCAG GAGAGTCGGGTCTGGGCAAATCCACGCTGGTGAATAGCCTGTTCCTGACAGACCTCTACAAAGACAGAAAGCTCCTCAACGCAGAGG AGAGAATCAACCAGACAGTGGAGATCGTCAAGCACACAGTGGACATTGAGGAGAAGGGTGTCAAGCTGAAGCTGACCATAGTGGACACACCAGGCTTTGGAGATGCTGTTAACAACACTGAGTG CTGGAAGCCCATCACCGACTACATCGACCAGCAGTTTGAACAGTATTTCCGTGATGAGAGCGGCCTGAACAGGAAGAACATCCAGGACAACCGAGTGCATTGCTGCCTCTACTTCATCTCGCCCTTCGGGCACGG ACTGAGGCCTGTGGATGTCGAGTTCATGAAGGCTCTGCATGAGAAGGTCAACATTGTGCCCCTGATTGCCAAAGCCGACTGCCTGATCCCCTCCGAGATCCGGAAGCTAAAAGAGAGG ATCCGGGAAGAAATTGATAAATTTGGCATTAAGGTGTACCAGTTTCCTGAGTGTGACTCTGACGAAGATGAGGAGTTCAAGCAGCAAGACAGAGAGCTGAAG GAGAGCGCTCCCTTTGCCGTCATCGGCAGTAACACTGTGGTGGAGGCGAAAGGCCAGCGAGTCCGTGGACGGCTGTACCCCTGGGGCATTGTGGAAG TGGAAAACCAGGCACACTGCGACTTTGTGAAGCTACGGAACATGCTGATCCGGACACACATGCACGACCTGAAGGACGTCACTTGCGATGTCCACTATGAGAACTACCGAGCTCAGTGCATCCAGCAAATGACCAG CAAGCTGACTCAGGACAACAGGATAGAAAGCCCGATTCCTATCCTGCCTCTTCCAACACCGGACACTGAGACAGAGAAGCTGATCAAAATGAAGGATGAGGAG TTACGGCGGATGCAGGAGATGCTGCAGAAGATGCAGCAGCAGATGCAGGATCAGTGA